The sequence below is a genomic window from Corallincola holothuriorum.
GCAAAAATAAAGAGGGGCATCAGTGCTGCGGCCATAAGCACGATGAACAGGACGTAACAACAGAATCCTGTTGTCAGGAAAACGCCGAGGCCGAGCAGTGCGGTTGTGGTAGCCACGGGCATCACCAAGGCAAAGGGAAGGGTAAAGGATGTGGTCATGGCCACAGTCATGAGCACCGTCACGATCATAGCCACGGGCATGGTGATGGCAAAGGCTGCAAAGGCGGGCGGAACAAAGGGGCTGGCAAATGCTGCCATTCTTGATCCGTTGGCTACCTCAGATGTTACTGAGTCTGGCTATCGTCGGTGCCAGCATGGCGCTACTTTGGTGGCGTTTGGCGAGCATCAAGCAACGCCCGTTAGCTGCTGCTGAGCAAAGTGATATCGCGTCAGTTGGGCGTGGTGCTGTATCGAGTAACGCCCTCTGTGGCTGCCAGCAGCGCTGCAGTGATCATCTTTATCAGATAAGTGAGCCGACGGATGTCTGAGTTAGTGCCAGCGGTTGCGGCGGCCAACCATCAGTCGTTAGCCGCTTCTCACCAGCAGTGTATTGCTTGCGGTGATCCACAAATGAACCCGCTGACGCTCGGTTTGGGGTTCTCTACCACGTCAGCATCGAGCGTTGCTGCAGATTGTCGGATCACTGCAGCGTGGCAAGGCTATTCGGGGATCATGCATGGTGGCGTGATCTCCACGCTGTTGGATGCAGCAATGACCCACTGTCTGTTTCATCACGGGGTAAAAGCACTGACGGCAGAGCTGAACGTGAAGTTTGTGCGGCCTGTGGCTGTCGGTTTACAACTGCATGTTTCAGCGGCGCTGGTTAAACAGCGCAGAGCCGTGTTCTGGCTTAATGCTGAGCTGGCTGACTCATCTGCTATCTACGCAACCGCTGCTGCGAAATTTGTGCGTGCGGAGTGCTAGCTGCATCAGCCTGCAAGCTCAAAGTTGTTGCGCTTAGGCTTATAATCACTCAATCGTTAGCCCAGCATCTTGTAATAGGGCTTTAAGTGGCTCGCATTGTGTTTTGTAGCGATGCCAGCGGCCGATTGAGTTGCTGTTCATCGGTTGGCGTACTTGTACTGCACTAGCTGTCGCGACGGGGGCGCTATTGAGGTGGAAATCGATACAGCCTTTTTCAAATGACAAACCACAAAATGTAAGTATGCGTTTGATCTCTTGCTCGGGTTCGGCGACTAACATTTCATAGTCAACACAGAGTAACTTATCACTCAGTTTTTTCTCCCAAAACTTCATTAGCTGGTCAAACATCAGGTAATAACGCCCAGTGTCTAGTAGATCATATGAGTAGTTGTAGTAGCTGAAGTTGAGGGCAAATAGCTGACGAAAGTTACTGAGGCAGGTATCCATTGGATTGCGCCGCAGGTAGATTAATTTGGCGTTGGGTAAGGCGCTATGGATAAAACCGAGGTAGAAAAAATTCAGCGGCATCTTGTCAGTGAAGTGACGATGCCCCTCTGTTTGCGGTCTCGTGCTATTGATGTAGGTTTGACCAAGCTCAGCGAAGTCAATATTCATTGCCTGAGCAATCGTTTCTGTGTCCAAGACCTGTTTTGAGGTTGTATTTGCGCTGCGCTTCATCGCTACGCCAAAATTTTGTAGCTCGCCAGCGGTGAATACCTTGCTGTGGCTTGAAATTATGCGATCAACCAAGGTGGTACCTGAGCGGGGCATACCAGTAATAAATATTGGCTGGTCATCGCTACACCCTTTTGCTGCATCAAACTGATAGTCAGCGAAAGCCCGCTCCATAGCGTCAAATAGCTGCTGGTCATGTTGAATGAGATAGTTGAGTTGTTTTTTTTTCGCTTGGTTGCCGCGGCTGAGGGCTTTGAAGGCTTTCTCATAGTCAGCCAACGCTTCGTACTCTTTTAGCAGGGCATGCCCTAGGTGTACCTGGCCATCAATACTCTTGCTTTGCTGCATCAATCGCTCAAGGCGTTGAATATGATTGTTGCTGGCATCGATACCCCCAAGATCGGCAAGCGATGAGTGGGCAGCATACAACTGCGGATTAATAGATATTACCTTTTCGTAGGCGTCGCGGGCTTGTTCGAAGTCGCCAGTGAAGCGTAACGAGGCCGCGAGGTTGTACCAGTAGCCTGCGTTTTTTGGTTTGAGTGCTGTGCAGCGTTGAAAATATTTCGCAGCTTGTTGATGCATGCCAATACGGCTGTAAACCACACCTATGGTGTCTAATGTCAAGGCGTCTGTTGGCTGAAGTGCAATCGCTTTTTCCAGAGTAGCTGATGCAGCTGTTGAGTTGTTGAGCATCGCCTGAACACGGGCCAGTTGTGCATAGTATTCAGCATTTGCGGGGGCAAGTTTGCTTGCGTGCTCTATTAAGCCTAACGCTTTGCTCATCTGTTGCATGGAGAAAGCGATCATACCTAGTAGAAAGTGGGCATCGGCATGATCTGGTTTTAATTTGAGCATAGCTAAGCAGTATTGATGTGCTTCGCGAAACGCCTGTTTGTTCAGAGCCTGTTGTGCAGCGAGATGAAGCTGTTGTAGCGAAGGATTCGGCAAAATATGACCTGTTTAAATCACAAAGTTTGAGCGCCTTGTTGTCATCGCTTCGACGAGGCGGTTAGGCGGTTGTAACATGAAAAGCGGCAGCGGGTAAACGCTGCCGCTTTACGAGTTGCTGAGCTAATCAGTCACCAAAGAAGTAGGTAACATTGAGACCTACAGTGCGTGGTTCATTGACGTAATGACCATAACGACGAAGGTCGAAGTCACCGACTTGACGGATCTTGCTATAGTCTTCACGTACTGATGTGAGTGCATATTTGTCAGTGAAGTTATCGGCATATAAGGTGACAACCCAATCATCGAAACTGAGTTTGGCTGATAGGTTATGGATGGCGTAACCGGCAAGGGATTCGCCAAAATCTCTTTCGCCAGTTTTTGTTAGTATGTCGCTTTGCGCCGTCATGGTGTAACCAATTTCAAGCTGTTTGCCATTCCACACTTCGGTTTTGTAGGTGGCACCAGCAGAGAATTGATGTTCTGGTGAGCCGGGTAAGCGATCACCGTCTTCGCCGATACCTGCAGCATCTTCGGTCAATTCAGCATTGGTGTAAGCGTAGGTACCGTAAACGATTACTTCATCGGTAAGCAGGTAACGGGCAGAGGTTTCCACACCACGGCTCATCGCTTCTGCGCCATTAATCGTAATCGGTAAGCCGCCATTCTCTGTACGTCCATCTACTTGAAGATCGTCCCACTCGATATAGTAGAGCGCTGCATTTAGCTCGAGCGTGTTATCCAATAGCGCACTGTGCAAGCCAATTTCGTAGTTATTGGTTTCATCAGGTAAGATCAGTACTTCATTAGGCAGAGCACAGAGGTTCTGCCCCTGATTTTGATCCGGTTGACATTCGGCGACCGCATTCACACCACCGATACGATAACCTTCGCTATACGTGGCATAGATAAGAACATCTTCATCGTATTGATAGGCCAAATTACCTTTCAGCAGGGTGCCGTCGTCCGTTGCATTGGCTGACACTAGATCTGGGTTTATATCATCTGGGCCAGCACCGTAGATGGTGTTAAGCAGCGGCAGGTCGAAGCCCTGAGTGACATCATCTTCGTAATCGTAATAGCGCCCACCCAAGGTCAGGCTTAATTGATCTGTCAGACCAAAAGTAACCTCACCAAATAGGGCCTTTTCGGTCAGCTCTTGATCTAGAACTGAGTAGTATTCGAGATTGTCTGGACGGTTCACATCCCAGAACTCTGGTAAACCGGGGACAAACTCTTCCGAGGTTGCATCGTTTTCGAACTTATTATAATAAGCGCCGACAATCCATGAGAATGGACCCTCGTCGGTAGAAACTAAGCGTAATTCCTGGGTTAAAGTCTTCTCTTCGCCGATCTCTCGGGTAAATGCGGCAAACGAAGGGAAATCTTCGTAACCGTATTCAAAGTCGAGTAGCAGATCTGTCTGGTCACGCTGTCCCTCTTCGTCATACTTGGAATAACCTGTTGCAGACACCAGTTCAGCAAAACCAAGGTCATAGCTTAGCTCTAAGCTAATAAGTTGGTTTTTAACTTCGTTAGGCTCTTCAAAGCGGTAGGCATTTTCATATTTTCCGGTATTAAATGCCGCGGTGTGAACTAATGAGCGCCCTTCCGGTTTCTCTTTCTGGTAGTAGTAATTAAGCGTGCTATCGAGTTCTGATATGGGACTCCAACGCAGAGAGGCGCGACCGTAAACGGTTTCGTTGCCATTGTTGTCCGCTTGCTTACGCAGATTCGTGCTGACATCTGTAGGGTTGCTGAAGTCTGGCTGTGGGTTAGATACGCCGGGCTCACGAACGATATAGTTGTAGTCTATAAAGCCAGACTCTTCGACGTAGCCCATTGAACCGCGGAAGGCGAAGTCCTCACCGAGGGGGAAATTAAATACGAAATGACTTTCGTAATTCATATCATCAGCGTGGCTGGTTTGTGAGACACCACCGGTGATGTTGGCTTCATACGCGTCAAATTGTGGTTTGACAGGTATATAACGGATCGCTCCAGCCAGTGTTCCTGCTCCGTAGAGCGTACCTTGTGGCCCAATCAATACTTCGACTCGTTCCATGTCATTGAGAAAAAGATCAACATAAACAGGGATCTCGCCGACGTAGGTACCGACTGTGCCGCCACCACTATTAGAGGTAGTTGGCCCTAGTGAACTGGTATTTAAGCCACGGACAATAATCTGATCGGGACCACGCCCACCTTGGTCAACCACATTCAGACCTGGCACCCATTTCGCGACGTCGACTAAGTCTGTGATCCGGTTGTCGGCCAGCTGATCGCCACCCAAAGCGGTGATATTTAGTGGTATCTCCTGCACGGTATTAACGCGACGAGAGGCGGTTACAGAGATCCGTTCCAACCCTTCGGTATCATCTAGATTAGGCTCGTCTTCAGCGTATACAGGGGTGTGTAGCACCCCAGCGATAGCGACGCAAACAGCGCTCCGTTTAAACTTGGCAATCGGCATATTGATCTTCCAATTATGTTTTTATTAGGTGTTTCTCTGGAGAGTGAGCTTCACTGGCGATATGTTAGTTAGGCATCTCGCGCTACGTTGGTGAGGCTCACTTAGGTAATGCTTCAAAAAAGTGCGAATTGATCTCTATTTGAATCAAAGAGCAACAAATTCGATACATTTACGTAACATTTATAGGGCTAGCATTAATCGTGCCTATTACTTTGGGAATAGGTTGTGCTATTTGGCTTGGCTATTTAGTGCGAGCTTTTGAGCGCCATTATTTTGAGCGCTACCGCAGCAGATCCAAAAGACGGGGCTTCTTTATTAGAATGGTGGAGCGTTCTTGTTGAAGCTCTGAGTGTTGGGTTTGCTGTGTGTTTAATGGGTGTAGAGATGGGAGATTGAGTGCAACTACGTGACTACCAACAGGCTGCCGTTGATGCGGTGTTGACGCACTTCCGCAGAACCGATGACGCGGCGGTCATTGTGTTGCCTACCGGTGCGGGGAAAAGTATCGTTATCGCCGAGTTGGCGAGACTGGCACGGTTTCCGATTTTGGTGCTGGCCCACGTGAAAGAACTGGTAGAGCAAAACCACGCAAAATTTCAGGCCTATGGCTTTGATGGTGGTATCTATTCTGCCGGTTTAGGGCGCAAAGAAAGCCAACATGCTGTGACCTTCGCCAGTGTGCAGTCGCTGAGTCGTAATCTGCAGCAGTTCAGCGGTTACTATTCACTGTTAATCGTTGATGAGTGCCATCGCATCAGCGAAGAGAGTGAAAGCCAATATCAGCAGGTGATTAGTCATCTGCGTCAGCAAAATCCGCAGCTAAAAGTGCTGGGCCTAACCGCCACCCCCTACCGTTTAGACAAAGGCTGGATCTATCAGCAACACCACCACGGTTATGTGCGTACAGACCAATCTGTGCCTTTTAAGAAATGTGTCTATGAACTGCCATTGCGCCACTTGATCTCACGGGGTTACCTGACACCGCCAACCGTGATTGATGCGCCTGCTGCGCGCTACCAGTTTGATGAGTTGCCCAAAGAGTACACGGAAGCCGAATTGGATCAGTTTCTGGCTCGTTGCCCGCGAGTTACCAAGGCGATCTGTGAGCAGTTGTTGGTGTTGGCTGAGCAGCGCCGAGGTGTGATGGTATTTGCCGCCAGTGTTAATCATGCCGCAGAGATTGCCCGTTATCTTCCTAATGCTGAAACAGCAGTGATTACTGGTGCCACACCGGGTAAACAGCGCGACCTGCTGATTGAACAGTTTAAACAGCAGCAGCTGAAATTTTTGATCAATGTTGCGGTACTGACGACCGGTTTTGATGCGCCCCATGTGGATTTGATTGCCATTTTGCGCCGTACCGCGTCGGTGAGTTTGTATCAGCAGATCGTTGGTCGTGGCCTACGTCTTTATGACGGCAAAGATGATTGTTTGGTGATTGACTATGCAGGTAATAATTATGACCTGCATCAGCCGGAAATCGGCATTGTGCGGCCAAACCCAAACAGTGAACTGGTGCAGGTGCTGTGCCCTGAGTGTGGTTATGGCAATCTGTTTTGGGGACTAAAGGATGCTGATGGTGATGTGATTGAGCATCATGGCCGTCGTTGTCAGGGCTTGGTGAATGATCCTGCCGATGCAGAGCAACAGATCCAGTGTGGTTTTCGTTATCAATATAAAGAGTGCCCGCAGTGCAATGCACAAAATGATATTGCGGCGCGACAGTGCCATGATTGCGGCGCGCAGCTGATTGATGCGGATAATTTGCTACGGCAGGCATTGCAGTTGAAAGATCGCAAAGTGCTGCGTTGTGCGGGAATATCCGCTCAGGCGGATGGCGAGTTGCTGACACTGATTTATCACGATGAGGATGGCGTAGAATTAAAAGAGCGCTTTGATTTTGCTAGCGCTGGGCAGCGGAAAAAGTTCAATGAGCTGTTTTGTCGTCGGGTGACGGCCAAGCCGCAGCCTTTGGCCGCGGCGGTAGAGGTGGTCGATCAAATTGCTGATCTGGTCGCGCCAGATTTTGTGATCGCCCGTCAGCAGAAAAAATTCTGGAAAATCGAGCACCGTATTTTTGATTATCAAGGGCCTTATCGCAAAGCTCATCAAGCTTAGTGATAAGGGCCACAGCTATTTGGGGGTGGCTGACTTAGATAGGCTGTTCAGGCTCATTGTTATCTGTATCAAGCATTAGCGATAGCGCCTCTTGTGATTCAATGTCATCACCACGAATTAGCCAAACTGAGCCTAGCGCTAAGACATAGAACAGAGCCATCAAACCTGCCAACGAGGCATGAATGCCGCTGACTTTATTGAGTGCTTCCGCTCGATCAATTTCGGCCACAATAGCCCAGCGAAAAGTGTCAAAGTCGATATAGTCATAGGCAGATAAAACCGGTATGCCGCGATAGTCTGGTATATGCATAACCCCGGCATTACCCGCCAAAGCATTCTCAATGGCCGGTGTTTTTACCTGTTTTTGGAGAACGGTAGAGGAGCTTTCAAAGCGAGAGTCGCTGCGCATGAGATAGTCTTGACCAACTAAATAGGTTTCACCTGACTCGCCCATTCCCGCTTTAAAATGCATGATCTGGCGTAATTCATCTGTGGGTAGCTGAAATACCAGTACTCCTAAAACCTGATCGTTTTTGTTACTCATCGTACGTGCGATAAATATCGTAGGCGCATCGCCACTCGGTTGGTAGTGGGCAATGTCACTGATAACTACTTTGCCAGGTGTTGCCATCGCTCGCTGAAAAGTGGTGGACAGTAAGGTATCTCGCCATGAATCATCCAGCAACGCCGCACCAAAATCGGCCTCTTTTTCGACGCTGTAAAGCGTATTTCCATTTGGGGTGATCAATAACGCATCGTAATAACCGCGTTCAGTCACAAAGCGGCGAGCCATAGGATGAAGCTCTACATGTATCTCGTTGTAACGGGAGTTTTTAATGCCGGTATCAACCAGCTCTCGGTATTGACCTTTCGGGTGCGGATTTTTTTCGACATACACTTCGCGCAACCTAGCGCCTGGGTCTCCCTGTGTCGCCGCATAATTATCCCACAGGGCGTTGAGTTCAGCTTGCTTACTGACCAATTTGGGGTTCAAACTCCAGAAGGTTAGCTCGGTACTGGCGGTTTCGAAATAGGTCAGCAGAGCCTGCTTGCGCAGGCTGTTAATCAGTTGCAGTCGTTGCGCTGATTCATCTAATTGGCGATTGGTGAGGAGGTGGGTAATAAAGATGCCACTGCTGATAAACAGCAGCGCCAGAATGAGAGCGGTGATTAGCCAAGATCGTAGTGATAAGTTCCGTACCATGTTGCTACTCCATCCCATTCGCGAAGGCTAAACGATCTCGAACCAGCGTGTTCACCGCCTGCCAGGTAAAGCTGAAATGTTCAAACTCCTCTTGGGTCACCTTATCTTTCGAGAGATCAGTGACTACGGTGTTGAGGATTTTGACCAGTTCATCTTTAAGCTCATGGAGCTGAGCATTTTCTTGTGTTTGTTGCGCTTGTTCCGCGATATTCATCAGCTGCAGTGTGTATTCACTAACCCGTACTTTTCGTCGGCGCATTACCCGTGAGCGGAGCGCTAGTCCCAATGATGAAACAAAAGCGCCTACGTAAATAAACGACGCCAGCATGCGAGTGTTCTTTTGTAGGAATCCTGGTTTTTCGCGATCGTAATAGCCTTGAGCACCGGGATGTAGCGGGATAGGAATATCAGAGTCATCAGTAATAGGTCTAATAAACCCGGCTAATTTACTGTGCGCTGCTAACTCAGAATGATGTTCAAATAACAGCGCTGTGAGTTCATTGACCACCTCATAGTCGAGGTCTTTGTGAGCCAGTAAAACTCGATCCAACACGGCTGTTGGTAGATCTCGTTCCGGTACGGGAGGCGATCCCCGATACGCGCCGGCAGGCACAACACCAGCGCTTAAAGAGGAGTGTCGTAGAGACAGCGCTTCAGCATGCTCGATTGGTACAATATGCATTTGCTGATTTCTCACCAGCGCACGGATAGCGCGGTTGCCTGGCGCCCGTACTCGATAAGCGGCGTCAACCTGTCCCATTACCATGGCGAAATTAGCGGCTTCTTCTGACATAGGCAAAGCCGTTAAATCATCTTGCGTGAGGCCATAATGGTCGGCCACAAACCAGAACGAATCGTGTTGGCCACTGATTAGTGGTGCCGTCACCACAAACTTGCCCTGTAATTCGTTGAAGCTATTTATGTTAGATGCATCGTTGACGATGAGCTGGTAGGCATCAACAAATAGCGAGGCCACTGCGGTACTCTTTTCATTGACCTGTGCATCCGCTTGTGTGGTTGCGAAGTCAACGTGACCGGCTTGCAATAAGCGGATGTTGTCTGATGAACCGCCAGTCTCAAAAACATCTATTTGGGAGAGCTCATTCTGCTGGTTATAGACTTTAGCAATGGCAGAGGCCAGCTCAAACGATTCGCTGTGACGTGGCCCTGCAGCGATTGTCAGCCGTGTTTCTTGCGTTGATATGAACCAGAGCACTGTGGCGCTTATTAGTGCCAGCCAAATTAGGCCCAAAATAAACAGACGTGTGCGAATGGCTCTATCTCCTAGGTCGTGCGGTTAATATTGGCGACTATTTAGCCGTGGTTATTGGTGCTTATTTCAGCATGATAGCACGATACAAAGCGACTGCTTTGGCTTGTTAAATATCGCTTATCAACGGCTGCTGGATTACTCGTAACGGTTAATCTAAGTCGCGTAGAGGATGATCTATTGAGACATAGCGCTTAAAACGATTATGAAACTTATAGCAGCCGTGAATAAACCTTGTCCTCCTGTTTAGGCGTTGGTGTAGACTGCGGAAAACTATTCATTATTGACATGCTTTCATGGCTATTTCAGCTATTGTCCGGGACAAAATACTGCAAGTAACGGGAGCCGAACGACTGGCAGAGGTTACCCCTATTCAAAGTTTATGGGGTGGATTAGGGGAGCTATTTAGGGTCTCATTGGTGCATGTTGACAGCATGAGCGACAATACCAACATTCCCCAACTTAGCTCCGTTGTTGTTAAGCATATCCTCTTTCGTGCGCCGGTAGACCATCCCAGAGGTTGGAATAGCGATCTCTCGTTTCAACGCAAAATGCACTCTTACGATGTGGAACAGCATTGGTATCAGATTTATGCTGATTCATGTTTGCCAACATGCAGAGTACCCCGCTGTTTATTTGTCGAACGCCATGCAGACGAAATGCTGTTGGTACTAGAAGATCTCGCTATCGATTTTCCTGAGTTGATTGAGCAGCCTAATGTCCTGCAGATAGAGGCCTGCATCTATTGGCTGGCCAATTTTCATGCCCGTTTTCTTGACCAAGCGGCGGATGAATTATGGCCGGTAGGCGGTTATTGGCATTTAGACACTCGGCCTGATGAATTAGCGGCGATGACAGATTTACGCTTACAGCAAGCGGCACCAGCGCTTGATGGCGCGATCAAACAATGCCGCTATCAGACGCTGATCCATGGTGATGCCAAGCTGGCGAATTTCTGCTTCTCGGCAGATGGTAAACGAGCCGCAGCGGTTGACTTTCAATATGTCGGCCAAGGCCCAGGTATCAAGGATCTGATGCTATTCATTAGTAGTGCGGTGCCGCCAGCGTTATGTGAAGAATGGCAAGAACCGTTGTTGGATACCTATTTCCGTTTTTTATTCGAAGCGTTGCAGCGACAGAGCAAGACAGCCGTTGTTGATTGGCCAGCGCTGGAGCAGGAGTGGCGCTTTATGTTTGCGATCACCTGGGCTGATTTTCAGCGCTTTGTTCAGGGCTGGTGCCCAGACCATTGGAAGATA
It includes:
- a CDS encoding TonB-dependent receptor, with translation MPIAKFKRSAVCVAIAGVLHTPVYAEDEPNLDDTEGLERISVTASRRVNTVQEIPLNITALGGDQLADNRITDLVDVAKWVPGLNVVDQGGRGPDQIIVRGLNTSSLGPTTSNSGGGTVGTYVGEIPVYVDLFLNDMERVEVLIGPQGTLYGAGTLAGAIRYIPVKPQFDAYEANITGGVSQTSHADDMNYESHFVFNFPLGEDFAFRGSMGYVEESGFIDYNYIVREPGVSNPQPDFSNPTDVSTNLRKQADNNGNETVYGRASLRWSPISELDSTLNYYYQKEKPEGRSLVHTAAFNTGKYENAYRFEEPNEVKNQLISLELSYDLGFAELVSATGYSKYDEEGQRDQTDLLLDFEYGYEDFPSFAAFTREIGEEKTLTQELRLVSTDEGPFSWIVGAYYNKFENDATSEEFVPGLPEFWDVNRPDNLEYYSVLDQELTEKALFGEVTFGLTDQLSLTLGGRYYDYEDDVTQGFDLPLLNTIYGAGPDDINPDLVSANATDDGTLLKGNLAYQYDEDVLIYATYSEGYRIGGVNAVAECQPDQNQGQNLCALPNEVLILPDETNNYEIGLHSALLDNTLELNAALYYIEWDDLQVDGRTENGGLPITINGAEAMSRGVETSARYLLTDEVIVYGTYAYTNAELTEDAAGIGEDGDRLPGSPEHQFSAGATYKTEVWNGKQLEIGYTMTAQSDILTKTGERDFGESLAGYAIHNLSAKLSFDDWVVTLYADNFTDKYALTSVREDYSKIRQVGDFDLRRYGHYVNEPRTVGLNVTYFFGD
- a CDS encoding tetratricopeptide repeat-containing sulfotransferase family protein, which gives rise to MPNPSLQQLHLAAQQALNKQAFREAHQYCLAMLKLKPDHADAHFLLGMIAFSMQQMSKALGLIEHASKLAPANAEYYAQLARVQAMLNNSTAASATLEKAIALQPTDALTLDTIGVVYSRIGMHQQAAKYFQRCTALKPKNAGYWYNLAASLRFTGDFEQARDAYEKVISINPQLYAAHSSLADLGGIDASNNHIQRLERLMQQSKSIDGQVHLGHALLKEYEALADYEKAFKALSRGNQAKKKQLNYLIQHDQQLFDAMERAFADYQFDAAKGCSDDQPIFITGMPRSGTTLVDRIISSHSKVFTAGELQNFGVAMKRSANTTSKQVLDTETIAQAMNIDFAELGQTYINSTRPQTEGHRHFTDKMPLNFFYLGFIHSALPNAKLIYLRRNPMDTCLSNFRQLFALNFSYYNYSYDLLDTGRYYLMFDQLMKFWEKKLSDKLLCVDYEMLVAEPEQEIKRILTFCGLSFEKGCIDFHLNSAPVATASAVQVRQPMNSNSIGRWHRYKTQCEPLKALLQDAGLTIE
- a CDS encoding TAXI family TRAP transporter solute-binding subunit translates to MRTRLFILGLIWLALISATVLWFISTQETRLTIAAGPRHSESFELASAIAKVYNQQNELSQIDVFETGGSSDNIRLLQAGHVDFATTQADAQVNEKSTAVASLFVDAYQLIVNDASNINSFNELQGKFVVTAPLISGQHDSFWFVADHYGLTQDDLTALPMSEEAANFAMVMGQVDAAYRVRAPGNRAIRALVRNQQMHIVPIEHAEALSLRHSSLSAGVVPAGAYRGSPPVPERDLPTAVLDRVLLAHKDLDYEVVNELTALLFEHHSELAAHSKLAGFIRPITDDSDIPIPLHPGAQGYYDREKPGFLQKNTRMLASFIYVGAFVSSLGLALRSRVMRRRKVRVSEYTLQLMNIAEQAQQTQENAQLHELKDELVKILNTVVTDLSKDKVTQEEFEHFSFTWQAVNTLVRDRLAFANGME
- a CDS encoding phosphotransferase, whose translation is MAISAIVRDKILQVTGAERLAEVTPIQSLWGGLGELFRVSLVHVDSMSDNTNIPQLSSVVVKHILFRAPVDHPRGWNSDLSFQRKMHSYDVEQHWYQIYADSCLPTCRVPRCLFVERHADEMLLVLEDLAIDFPELIEQPNVLQIEACIYWLANFHARFLDQAADELWPVGGYWHLDTRPDELAAMTDLRLQQAAPALDGAIKQCRYQTLIHGDAKLANFCFSADGKRAAAVDFQYVGQGPGIKDLMLFISSAVPPALCEEWQEPLLDTYFRFLFEALQRQSKTAVVDWPALEQEWRFMFAITWADFQRFVQGWCPDHWKINDYSRSLTEQALLALDQVAAEPASVNPIVASDNKVDHD
- a CDS encoding cache domain-containing protein yields the protein MVRNLSLRSWLITALILALLFISSGIFITHLLTNRQLDESAQRLQLINSLRKQALLTYFETASTELTFWSLNPKLVSKQAELNALWDNYAATQGDPGARLREVYVEKNPHPKGQYRELVDTGIKNSRYNEIHVELHPMARRFVTERGYYDALLITPNGNTLYSVEKEADFGAALLDDSWRDTLLSTTFQRAMATPGKVVISDIAHYQPSGDAPTIFIARTMSNKNDQVLGVLVFQLPTDELRQIMHFKAGMGESGETYLVGQDYLMRSDSRFESSSTVLQKQVKTPAIENALAGNAGVMHIPDYRGIPVLSAYDYIDFDTFRWAIVAEIDRAEALNKVSGIHASLAGLMALFYVLALGSVWLIRGDDIESQEALSLMLDTDNNEPEQPI
- a CDS encoding DEAD/DEAH box helicase — translated: MQLRDYQQAAVDAVLTHFRRTDDAAVIVLPTGAGKSIVIAELARLARFPILVLAHVKELVEQNHAKFQAYGFDGGIYSAGLGRKESQHAVTFASVQSLSRNLQQFSGYYSLLIVDECHRISEESESQYQQVISHLRQQNPQLKVLGLTATPYRLDKGWIYQQHHHGYVRTDQSVPFKKCVYELPLRHLISRGYLTPPTVIDAPAARYQFDELPKEYTEAELDQFLARCPRVTKAICEQLLVLAEQRRGVMVFAASVNHAAEIARYLPNAETAVITGATPGKQRDLLIEQFKQQQLKFLINVAVLTTGFDAPHVDLIAILRRTASVSLYQQIVGRGLRLYDGKDDCLVIDYAGNNYDLHQPEIGIVRPNPNSELVQVLCPECGYGNLFWGLKDADGDVIEHHGRRCQGLVNDPADAEQQIQCGFRYQYKECPQCNAQNDIAARQCHDCGAQLIDADNLLRQALQLKDRKVLRCAGISAQADGELLTLIYHDEDGVELKERFDFASAGQRKKFNELFCRRVTAKPQPLAAAVEVVDQIADLVAPDFVIARQQKKFWKIEHRIFDYQGPYRKAHQA
- a CDS encoding PaaI family thioesterase; translation: MSELVPAVAAANHQSLAASHQQCIACGDPQMNPLTLGLGFSTTSASSVAADCRITAAWQGYSGIMHGGVISTLLDAAMTHCLFHHGVKALTAELNVKFVRPVAVGLQLHVSAALVKQRRAVFWLNAELADSSAIYATAAAKFVRAEC